GTCCTTGTCCTGGTAGTGCAGGTAGAACGTGCTGCGGCGGACCTTCGCGCGCGCGGTGAGTTCCCGGACGGAGATGGAGTCGAACTCCTTCTCCTTCAACAGCGCGAGCAGCGCCTCGCGCAGCATGAGACGGGTGCGGCGCACGCGCAGGTCGTCTCGCGGCGCCGCGCTCTTCTTCGAGGGAGACTGGCCCAGAGCCCGCGCGCGTTTGTCCAGACTCATCTCCCATCCGCTCCGTTCATTTCAAGGTCAGCAGGGCTCCCGTTACCATGAGGACGCTACGGTAGAGGCTTCGGGCAGGAGGGGAGCAATGACGCGACAGAGGGCCGCATACGCCCTCTCGCCCTCGAGCGTGGTGCCGATCGCCAGGTACACCTTGAACCGCGTCGAGGTCTTCCAGCGGATTACTGAGGGACGGCTGACGCACGCCAAGGCTGGCGAGATGCTCGGCCTCAGTGCTCAACCGCCTAACGTTGCGGACCCTCTCGCAGAAGCGCCTTGAGGTCCTCGTTCTCGAGCGTGCGGTTCCCGTTCCAGCTCTTGTCCAATCCGACCCGAAGCATCGCCCGGCCGAGATCAACCGAGTTGATCCCCAGAGCCGGAATCACCTTGAGAAGCGGCGCAAGGAGCCAGCGGGTCGCGCCGGTCGGTTGCATCGGGAGAATGGCGGCCGGACGCACGTTGACGTGGCGGGCCAGCTTCAACTCCGCCAGCCCATCTTCGGCTTCGGCCTTCACCCGTGCCCACATCATTCGGGACGTGCGCTTCGTCCCCGCACCCGAGAGGTAGACAAAGCTCGCGTGAGGGCTCTCTGCGAGCAGCGTGCGGGCGGCGGCCAGGGCGTAGGTCACGTGGATCTCGCGGTACTGGTCTTCTCCCTTGACGTTCCTCACCGACGTGCCGAGGCAAAACAGGCAGCAGTCCACTCCCCTTAGTTGCTGAGCAATGCCGCCCAGATTGGCGAAGTCCGAGCAAATGACCTCGTTGAGCTTGTCGTGAGACACGCCCAGCGGCCGACGTGTGACGGTCCGGACCTCCGACACGCTGGGCTCTGCAAGGCATGCATGGACGGCACCGGTGCCGGCCCTGCCTGTCGAGCCGAAGACAACGACGACGTGTCCCCGGCCGGTTTGGTTCTGAGTCATCGTGGTGCTTCCTCCCATCAAGGTACCGCCTGCTTCCACCATGCCGGCCTGAGCCTTACCGTGCGACCCTGACGGGGGCGTTCCCGGGCTTGAGCCGCAGCAGGTTGAGCTCGTTGGAAGTGCCGACGCGGACCCGCGCCATGAATGTGCCCGCGCCTTGCGAGACGAAGACCTGGGTCTCGTCCTGGTGGTCCAGCCCCCGGTTGAACGGGAAGATGAGCGCCGCCAGGAGCGTGAAGGGGAACACCTGCCCACCGTGCGTGTGGCCCGACACCATCAGGTCGATGCCCGCAGCGGCGGCGTACCGGGCGCCGACCGGGCTGTGGTGCATGAGCACCGAGGGCACGTCGCTCCTCAATGGGATGCCCGGCAGGACGGATTTGATGGTCCGCTTGTCGTCCGAGGGGTGCATGTCGAAGGTGTCCTCGTCCGGCTTCATGTAGTCGAGTCCCACAACCTGGAGCCCGTGCGTCTCCACGGCCTCGTTGTGGAGCACGCGGACGCCCTGCTGGGCGACCAATTCGAACGCGCGCACGGCGTCCACATCCTTCTCGTGGTTGCCCCCCACGTAATAGACAGGCGCGTCGAAGTCCGACAGCGGCGCGAGCTCCCCCGGTAGGAATGCCGCCCTGGAGTCGACGAGGTCCCCGGTGATGAGGACCACGTCCGGCTTGTGGCGGTTGGCCTCCTCGACGACCTTCGCCAGATAGCCCCGCCCGCGGTGGTGGCCGATGTGCACGTCCGAGATGTGCATCACCACGACCTCCGTCGCGAGCCCGGGGAGCAGAATCTCCGTCTCCTCGACTGACAGGCGGTTCGCCCAAAGAGCGCCGGCTCCCGTGACGCCGAGGGCCACGGCCACGGCCGCCACCCCGCTTCGAGGAGCCGGCAGG
This is a stretch of genomic DNA from Archangium violaceum. It encodes these proteins:
- a CDS encoding metallophosphoesterase — encoded protein: MARVLMVLFPLAALGVLAASFWYVAHRLRVLFGLTRPWPVRLGVASVFVGALVAVGSAAKSDSAAVGVLNVLGGYVLTSYLFLLLALLGLHALHRKRGLPAPRSGVAAVAVALGVTGAGALWANRLSVEETEILLPGLATEVVVMHISDVHIGHHRGRGYLAKVVEEANRHKPDVVLITGDLVDSRAAFLPGELAPLSDFDAPVYYVGGNHEKDVDAVRAFELVAQQGVRVLHNEAVETHGLQVVGLDYMKPDEDTFDMHPSDDKRTIKSVLPGIPLRSDVPSVLMHHSPVGARYAAAAGIDLMVSGHTHGGQVFPFTLLAALIFPFNRGLDHQDETQVFVSQGAGTFMARVRVGTSNELNLLRLKPGNAPVRVAR